The Haloarchaeobius amylolyticus genome window below encodes:
- a CDS encoding tryptophan--tRNA ligase has product MTRDSESSTPDDELVPDGGETAAEGADEVALDPWGSSTVSDYRKLFEEFGIEEFDEVLPEVPNPHYLMRRGVIFGHRDYRPVADAMREGEPWAVLSGFMPTGDPHIGHKLVFDEIIWHQQQGGEAYGLIADLEAHSARGLTWEEIDEHSRDYILSLLALGFDPAEGELYRQSDNRELQDLAFELGIEANYSELQAIYGFDGETDVSHMQSVVTQMADILYPQLDEPKPTVIPVGPDQDPHMRLARDLATRMRFFKVSKAYASFEADDDERELIAAAYAALADDAPEGEPVRCEDGAEWLREHQPEPADARDSAVKKLDSAGKEPLRPRTRFFDRQATDAAFEALIDAVEGEKRVYEGHIDSFDLDRGEAEELARQVEVDHGGYGFMPPSSIYHRFMTGLTGGKMSSSVPASHISLLDDPEDGYDKVKSATTGGRETAEEQREKGGEADKCPVYELYAYLLAGDDDEFATEVYEECVGGERLCGGCKEQAAELMEEFLEEHQKKRAEVAEHLDDLDIDLDSDRKRN; this is encoded by the coding sequence ATGACGCGCGATTCCGAGTCGTCGACACCCGACGACGAGCTGGTTCCGGACGGTGGCGAGACGGCCGCCGAGGGCGCCGACGAGGTCGCACTCGACCCGTGGGGGTCCTCGACGGTCTCCGACTACCGCAAGTTGTTCGAGGAGTTCGGCATCGAGGAGTTCGACGAGGTCCTGCCCGAAGTTCCGAACCCGCACTACCTGATGCGCCGCGGGGTCATCTTCGGCCACCGCGACTACCGCCCGGTCGCCGACGCGATGCGCGAGGGCGAGCCCTGGGCCGTCCTCTCCGGGTTCATGCCGACGGGCGACCCGCACATCGGGCACAAACTGGTGTTCGACGAGATCATCTGGCACCAGCAGCAGGGCGGGGAGGCGTACGGCCTCATCGCCGACCTGGAGGCCCACAGCGCCCGCGGGCTGACGTGGGAGGAGATCGACGAGCACTCGCGGGACTACATCCTGAGCCTGCTGGCGCTCGGGTTCGACCCCGCGGAGGGCGAACTCTACCGGCAGTCCGACAATCGAGAACTGCAGGACCTCGCCTTCGAGCTGGGCATCGAGGCGAACTACTCCGAGCTGCAGGCCATCTACGGCTTCGACGGCGAGACCGACGTGAGCCACATGCAGTCGGTCGTGACCCAGATGGCGGACATCCTCTACCCGCAACTGGACGAGCCGAAGCCGACCGTCATCCCGGTCGGCCCAGACCAGGACCCGCACATGCGCCTGGCGCGCGACCTGGCGACCCGGATGCGTTTCTTCAAGGTCTCGAAGGCGTACGCGAGCTTCGAGGCGGACGACGACGAGCGCGAACTCATCGCGGCGGCCTACGCCGCGCTGGCGGACGACGCGCCCGAGGGCGAGCCGGTCCGGTGTGAGGACGGCGCGGAGTGGCTGCGCGAGCACCAGCCCGAGCCGGCCGACGCCCGCGATTCCGCGGTGAAGAAGCTCGACTCCGCGGGGAAGGAGCCGCTCCGACCCCGGACCCGGTTCTTCGACCGGCAGGCGACCGACGCGGCGTTCGAGGCGCTCATCGACGCGGTCGAGGGCGAGAAGCGCGTCTACGAGGGCCACATCGATTCGTTCGACCTCGACCGAGGCGAGGCCGAGGAACTCGCCCGGCAGGTCGAGGTCGACCACGGCGGCTACGGCTTCATGCCACCGTCGTCCATCTACCATCGGTTCATGACCGGGCTCACGGGCGGGAAGATGTCCTCGTCGGTCCCGGCGAGCCACATCAGCCTGCTCGACGACCCCGAGGACGGCTACGACAAGGTGAAGTCGGCGACCACCGGCGGCCGCGAGACCGCCGAGGAGCAGCGCGAGAAGGGCGGCGAGGCCGACAAGTGCCCGGTGTACGAACTCTATGCGTACCTGCTCGCGGGCGACGACGACGAGTTCGCGACCGAGGTGTACGAGGAGTGCGTCGGCGGCGAGCGCCTCTGTGGCGGCTGCAAGGAACAGGCGGCCGAACTCATGGAGGAGTTCCTCGAAGAGCACCAGAAGAAGCGCGCGGAGGTCGCCGAACACCTCGACGACCTCGACATCGACCTCGACTCGGACCGCAAGCGGAACTGA
- a CDS encoding class I SAM-dependent methyltransferase, with protein MSENVTTDATWADPGSATHWEDFYAAGDYERVAYIGREAMPGLLARFVDRHWPPTGPRGTGGPASVASIGCGAAVDLFELAVRFPDTAFYGYDVSASVIRDDRRLAADLGFENVHFAVDALPDLATDRTFDLVYCMATLYFVDDTGAAVRAMYDRVRPGGYLVFNYPNRYTHTRFDREFTGARRELFHHVVAGENLLSYSRIEDLLGTRPRDYWRLVDARDCSFVGRDTPCVAVQR; from the coding sequence ATGTCCGAGAACGTCACCACGGACGCGACCTGGGCCGACCCCGGGTCGGCCACCCACTGGGAGGACTTCTACGCGGCCGGCGACTACGAGCGCGTCGCCTACATCGGCCGCGAGGCCATGCCCGGGCTCCTCGCCCGGTTCGTCGACCGCCACTGGCCACCCACGGGCCCCCGGGGAACCGGCGGGCCGGCCTCGGTCGCCTCCATCGGCTGTGGCGCCGCCGTCGACCTGTTCGAACTCGCGGTCCGGTTCCCCGACACCGCGTTCTACGGCTACGACGTCTCCGCGTCCGTCATCCGCGACGACCGCCGCCTCGCCGCCGACCTAGGCTTCGAGAACGTCCACTTCGCGGTCGACGCCCTCCCCGACCTCGCGACCGACCGCACCTTCGACCTCGTCTACTGCATGGCCACCCTCTACTTCGTCGACGACACCGGGGCCGCCGTCCGGGCCATGTACGACCGGGTCCGGCCGGGTGGCTACCTCGTGTTCAACTACCCCAACCGCTACACCCACACCCGGTTCGACCGGGAGTTCACCGGCGCGCGCCGGGAGCTGTTCCACCACGTGGTCGCCGGCGAGAACCTGCTCTCGTACAGCCGCATCGAGGACCTGCTCGGGACCCGCCCCCGCGACTACTGGCGGCTCGTCGACGCCCGCGACTGCTCGTTCGTCGGCCGCGACACGCCCTGCGTCGCGGTCCAGCGGTAG
- a CDS encoding class I SAM-dependent methyltransferase → MPFDWETDFYAATDWDRGAYVGGDDMPEHLATFFERVGVPDTVADVGCGPALVDFELAPRYPDTAFYGYDVAPSVVESNREQAAEAGLSNLSFAVDALPDLAIDREFDLVYCMATLYFVDDVERALTELYDRVAPGGHLVFNYPNRYTRTWVHEETSGEKREAFGLVGAGENLLSYDAIESVLGRRPESYWTAVGARGEPYASRRSPAVFVRKPASP, encoded by the coding sequence ATGCCCTTCGACTGGGAGACGGACTTCTACGCTGCCACCGACTGGGACCGGGGCGCGTACGTCGGCGGCGACGACATGCCCGAACACCTCGCGACGTTCTTCGAGCGCGTCGGGGTCCCCGACACCGTCGCGGACGTGGGCTGTGGACCCGCCCTCGTCGACTTCGAGCTCGCACCGCGGTATCCCGACACCGCGTTCTACGGCTACGACGTGGCCCCCTCGGTGGTCGAGTCGAACCGGGAGCAGGCCGCCGAGGCGGGGCTGTCGAACCTCTCGTTCGCGGTCGACGCCCTCCCCGACCTCGCCATCGACCGCGAGTTCGACCTCGTCTACTGCATGGCCACCCTCTACTTCGTCGACGACGTCGAGCGCGCCCTCACCGAACTCTACGACCGGGTCGCGCCGGGCGGTCACCTCGTGTTCAACTACCCCAACCGGTACACCCGGACCTGGGTCCACGAGGAGACCAGCGGCGAGAAGCGCGAGGCGTTCGGACTCGTCGGAGCGGGCGAGAACCTGCTCAGCTACGACGCCATCGAGTCGGTCCTCGGCCGCCGGCCCGAGAGCTACTGGACCGCCGTCGGGGCCCGGGGCGAGCCGTACGCCAGCCGCCGGAGTCCCGCCGTGTTCGTCCGGAAGCCGGCGTCGCCGTGA
- the pheS gene encoding phenylalanine--tRNA ligase subunit alpha has translation MKLPATQAAVLEAASATDARSVAALADDVGAKPESVVGAAFDLEEQGLLAIEERTTEHVELTDEGERYVDEGLPEVRLYEAAVDAGATDEPVSMGQVIGASGLGDLVDIALANYARKGYGEIDSGEIAANAGPDPEADEEALALAALHGGETVTDTDVLDQLDRRGLVERVEQTERLVTLTDEGVTAMMEGIEVAESVGQLTPELLTSGEWQDVEFAEYNVEADAETLYGGKKHILRQTADRVKDVLVGMGFQEMEGPHADAEFWINDCLFMPQDHPARTHWDQFALDVPPMQDLPEDLVDRVEDAHRNGVGEDGDGYHSPWTEEVARGVDLRGHTTSLSMRYLSGEAVGDLEPPQRYFSVEKVYRNDTLDATHLLEFFQIEGWVMAEDLSVRDLMGTFTEFYEQFGITDLQFKPHYNPYTEPSFELFGEHPRTGELVEIGNSGIFREEVLRPLGVECDVMAWGLALERLLMLTHGFEDIRDVHGTLCDLDFLRNAEVIR, from the coding sequence ATGAAACTGCCAGCGACACAGGCCGCGGTCCTCGAGGCCGCGAGCGCGACCGACGCCAGGTCGGTCGCCGCACTGGCCGACGACGTGGGCGCAAAGCCCGAGTCGGTCGTGGGCGCGGCCTTCGACCTGGAGGAACAGGGCCTCCTCGCCATCGAGGAGCGAACAACCGAGCACGTCGAACTCACCGACGAAGGTGAACGCTACGTCGACGAGGGCCTCCCCGAGGTCCGACTCTACGAGGCGGCCGTCGACGCGGGCGCCACCGACGAACCGGTGTCGATGGGGCAGGTCATCGGGGCCTCCGGCCTCGGCGACCTCGTCGACATCGCCCTCGCGAACTACGCCCGCAAGGGCTACGGCGAGATCGACAGCGGCGAGATCGCCGCGAACGCCGGGCCGGACCCCGAGGCCGACGAGGAGGCACTGGCGCTGGCCGCCCTCCACGGCGGCGAGACCGTGACCGACACCGACGTCCTCGACCAGCTCGACCGCCGCGGGCTCGTCGAGCGCGTCGAACAGACCGAGCGCCTCGTCACCCTCACCGACGAGGGTGTCACCGCCATGATGGAGGGCATCGAGGTGGCCGAGTCCGTCGGCCAGCTCACCCCCGAGCTGCTGACGAGCGGCGAGTGGCAGGACGTCGAGTTCGCCGAGTACAACGTCGAGGCCGACGCCGAGACGCTCTACGGCGGCAAGAAGCACATCCTGCGCCAGACCGCCGACCGCGTGAAGGACGTGCTCGTGGGCATGGGCTTCCAGGAGATGGAGGGCCCGCACGCCGACGCGGAGTTCTGGATCAACGACTGCCTCTTCATGCCCCAGGACCACCCTGCCCGGACGCACTGGGACCAGTTCGCGCTGGACGTCCCGCCGATGCAGGACCTCCCCGAAGACCTCGTCGACCGGGTCGAGGACGCCCACCGGAACGGCGTCGGGGAAGACGGCGACGGTTACCACTCGCCGTGGACCGAGGAGGTCGCCCGGGGCGTGGACCTCCGCGGCCACACCACCTCGCTGTCGATGCGGTACCTCTCCGGCGAGGCCGTCGGCGACCTCGAACCGCCCCAGCGGTACTTCTCGGTCGAGAAGGTGTACCGCAACGACACGCTCGACGCGACCCACCTGCTGGAGTTCTTCCAGATCGAGGGCTGGGTGATGGCCGAGGACCTCTCGGTGCGCGACCTCATGGGCACCTTCACCGAGTTCTACGAGCAGTTCGGCATCACCGACCTGCAGTTCAAGCCCCACTACAACCCGTACACGGAGCCGAGCTTCGAGCTGTTCGGCGAACATCCGCGCACGGGCGAACTCGTCGAGATCGGCAACTCGGGCATCTTCCGCGAGGAGGTGCTCCGGCCGCTCGGCGTCGAGTGCGACGTGATGGCGTGGGGGCTGGCCCTCGAACGTCTGCTGATGCTGACGCACGGGTTCGAAGACATCCGGGACGTCCACGGGACGCTGTGTGACCTGGACTTCCTGCGGAACGCCGAGGTGATCCGATAA
- the pheT gene encoding phenylalanine--tRNA ligase subunit beta: protein MPVVDVDPDELRSLTGHDEKSDEELKEDMFALGLEYEGETEDGEFQLEFAPDRLDRLSVEGVARSLRYQYGDDRGVYVPKTNDPDWTIEVDESVPDERPYVTGAVVRGVNLGEDALDSLIQLQEKLHATMGRKRAKGAIGIHDLTMLKGASVDDEGGNSIQYVGVEPDEDRFVPLDADTEMTPAEVLTDHPTGEKYADIVGEYERYPAIYDDIGLFSFPPVINGRRTEVSTDSRDLFVEMTGTDQWTIDKMLNIVCYALDARGATIEEVTVDYPDKDVYAAENVELVAPDVDLVRPNFDTSDKTVRHTRIESLLGIDLDPDEVVDLLERAGLDAVREENEDGDLVYEVDVPPYRVDVLHPLDIVDDVGRAYGFNELEPTYPEVGTVGGRHDRTGLEDAVRDQLVGLGFEDMLNFHMIDEAENYERMRLDPDEDDCLGAAQPVTITEPYSEDYTMVRSWALPSLLMVLENNTHRSYPQDIAEVGFAAHYDEAEDTYVAERRTVAGALARHDASYEDAKARLQALARNFEAELTTPPTTHPTFIDGRTAEVRIDGEVAGIVGEVHPAVLVEHDLEVPVTAFEFELDALQ, encoded by the coding sequence ATGCCAGTCGTAGACGTCGACCCCGACGAGTTGCGGAGCCTGACCGGTCACGACGAGAAGTCCGACGAGGAACTCAAAGAGGACATGTTCGCGCTCGGCCTCGAGTACGAGGGCGAGACCGAGGACGGCGAGTTCCAGCTGGAGTTCGCCCCGGACCGCCTCGACCGCCTCTCGGTCGAGGGCGTCGCCCGGTCGCTGCGCTACCAGTACGGCGACGACCGCGGCGTGTACGTCCCGAAGACGAACGACCCGGACTGGACCATCGAGGTCGACGAGTCCGTGCCCGACGAGCGCCCCTACGTCACGGGCGCGGTCGTCCGCGGCGTGAACCTCGGCGAGGACGCGCTCGACTCGCTCATCCAGTTGCAGGAGAAGTTGCACGCGACGATGGGCAGAAAGCGCGCGAAGGGTGCCATCGGCATCCACGACCTGACGATGCTGAAAGGTGCCAGCGTCGACGACGAGGGCGGCAACAGCATCCAGTACGTCGGCGTCGAACCCGACGAGGACCGCTTCGTCCCGCTCGATGCCGACACCGAGATGACGCCCGCCGAGGTCCTGACCGACCACCCGACCGGCGAGAAGTACGCCGACATCGTCGGCGAGTACGAGCGTTACCCGGCTATCTACGACGACATCGGGCTGTTCTCGTTCCCGCCGGTCATCAACGGTCGCCGGACCGAGGTCTCCACGGACAGTCGGGACCTGTTCGTCGAGATGACGGGGACCGACCAGTGGACCATCGACAAGATGCTGAACATCGTCTGCTACGCGCTCGACGCCCGCGGCGCGACCATCGAGGAGGTCACCGTGGACTACCCCGACAAGGACGTCTACGCCGCGGAGAACGTCGAACTGGTCGCGCCCGACGTGGACCTCGTCCGGCCGAACTTCGACACCAGCGACAAGACGGTCCGGCACACCCGCATCGAGTCGCTGCTCGGCATCGACCTCGACCCCGACGAGGTCGTCGACCTGCTCGAACGTGCCGGCCTCGACGCGGTCCGCGAGGAGAACGAGGACGGCGACCTCGTCTACGAGGTCGACGTACCGCCGTACCGCGTCGACGTGCTCCACCCGCTCGACATCGTGGACGACGTGGGCCGCGCCTACGGGTTCAACGAACTGGAGCCGACGTACCCCGAGGTCGGGACAGTCGGTGGCCGCCACGACCGCACCGGGCTGGAGGACGCGGTCCGCGACCAGCTCGTCGGGCTCGGCTTCGAGGACATGCTCAACTTCCACATGATCGACGAGGCCGAGAACTACGAGCGCATGCGCCTCGACCCCGACGAGGACGACTGCCTCGGGGCCGCCCAGCCCGTGACCATCACGGAGCCCTACAGCGAGGACTACACCATGGTCCGGTCGTGGGCGCTCCCGTCGCTGCTGATGGTGCTCGAGAACAACACCCACCGGTCGTACCCGCAGGACATCGCCGAGGTCGGCTTCGCCGCCCACTACGACGAGGCCGAGGACACCTACGTCGCGGAGCGCCGGACGGTCGCCGGCGCGCTCGCCCGCCACGACGCCTCCTACGAGGACGCGAAGGCCCGCCTGCAGGCACTCGCGCGCAACTTCGAGGCAGAGCTGACGACCCCGCCGACGACCCACCCGACGTTCATCGACGGTCGGACCGCCGAGGTCCGCATCGACGGCGAGGTCGCCGGCATCGTCGGTGAGGTCCACCCGGCCGTGCTCGTCGAGCACGACCTGGAGGTTCCTGTCACCGCGTTCGAGTTCGAGCTGGACGCGCTGCAGTAG
- a CDS encoding quinone-dependent dihydroorotate dehydrogenase, with protein MTLYDAVRPLLFALPAETAHGAVHGMLSAVQGTPVESALANRYRVADDRLHVDVLDQEFPSPVGVAAGFDKNAEVPRTVAALGFGHVEVGGVTAEPQPGNPRPRMFRLREDRAIVNRMGLNNQGADRVGQRLRALDRPDIPVGVNIALSESTPSEDAPGDYRYTYEQVADGGDFFVVNVSCPNSEGMRDLQNRDQMEAILGAVKDAGASPLLVKLSPDLPEPAVEDALDIVTDLDLDGVVATNTTTERPDSLRSPNAAQSGGLSGAPIEDRATEMVRFVAERVDVPVVGVGGVSDAEGAYAKIRAGASLVQLYTGLVYEGPSLARDINRGLLDLLERDGFDSVEAAVGADLDD; from the coding sequence ATGACGCTCTACGATGCCGTCAGGCCGTTGCTGTTCGCGCTGCCCGCCGAGACAGCGCACGGTGCGGTCCACGGGATGCTGTCGGCGGTGCAAGGGACGCCGGTCGAGAGCGCGCTGGCGAACCGGTATCGCGTGGCGGACGACCGCCTGCACGTCGACGTACTCGACCAGGAGTTCCCCTCCCCGGTCGGCGTCGCCGCCGGGTTCGACAAGAACGCGGAGGTCCCCCGGACCGTCGCCGCCCTCGGGTTCGGCCACGTCGAGGTCGGTGGCGTCACCGCCGAACCACAGCCGGGCAACCCGCGCCCGCGGATGTTCCGCCTGCGCGAGGACCGTGCCATCGTCAACCGCATGGGGCTGAACAACCAGGGCGCCGACCGCGTCGGTCAGCGACTTCGCGCCCTCGACCGCCCCGACATCCCCGTCGGCGTCAATATCGCGCTCTCGGAGTCGACGCCGTCCGAGGACGCCCCCGGGGACTACCGCTACACCTACGAGCAGGTCGCCGACGGCGGCGACTTCTTCGTCGTGAACGTCTCCTGTCCGAACTCCGAAGGCATGCGCGACCTCCAGAACCGCGACCAGATGGAGGCCATCCTCGGTGCGGTGAAAGACGCCGGCGCGTCGCCCCTGCTCGTCAAGCTCTCGCCCGACCTCCCCGAGCCGGCGGTCGAGGACGCCCTCGACATCGTGACCGACCTCGACCTCGACGGCGTCGTCGCGACCAACACCACCACGGAACGGCCGGACTCCCTCCGGAGCCCCAACGCGGCCCAGTCCGGCGGGCTCTCGGGTGCCCCCATCGAGGACCGCGCGACCGAGATGGTCCGCTTCGTCGCCGAGCGCGTCGACGTCCCCGTCGTCGGCGTCGGTGGCGTCTCGGACGCAGAAGGCGCCTACGCGAAGATCCGCGCCGGTGCCTCGCTCGTCCAGCTCTACACCGGCCTCGTCTACGAGGGCCCCTCCCTCGCACGTGACATCAATCGGGGCCTGCTCGACCTGCTGGAGCGCGACGGCTTCGATTCCGTCGAGGCGGCGGTCGGGGCGGACCTCGACGACTGA
- a CDS encoding non-histone chromosomal MC1 family protein, which produces MVREDGKRNFALREANGETSVFSGNTPRQAALKAARRLDPAPSEDDADRIELRLREKGTDKVHIYEGWAWRETAPDDKPDWMPSEITEANVSKKGIEHLDE; this is translated from the coding sequence ATGGTACGTGAAGATGGTAAGCGAAACTTCGCTCTCCGCGAAGCGAACGGTGAGACGAGTGTCTTCTCTGGCAACACGCCACGGCAGGCAGCACTGAAGGCTGCACGTCGGCTCGACCCGGCACCGAGCGAGGACGACGCAGACCGCATCGAACTCCGACTTCGGGAGAAAGGCACCGACAAAGTCCACATCTACGAGGGCTGGGCGTGGCGCGAGACCGCACCCGACGACAAACCCGACTGGATGCCGAGTGAGATCACCGAGGCGAACGTCTCGAAGAAGGGGATCGAACACCTCGACGAGTGA